The Fragaria vesca subsp. vesca linkage group LG2, FraVesHawaii_1.0, whole genome shotgun sequence genome includes a window with the following:
- the LOC101298190 gene encoding ethylene-responsive transcription factor RAP2-1-like translates to MEGEYSCSSSSSSSTTTSLEKRKKRQHEHDDHNNQEKPYRGIRMRKWGKWVAEIREPNKRTRIWLGSYTTPVAAARAYDTAVFYLRGPSARLNFPELVFQEGQLHDMSSASIRKKATEVGTKVDALQTALRSPSSQSKVGSQVKPDLNEYPDPENSDDN, encoded by the coding sequence ATGGAAGGAGAGTACAGTTGTTCGTCGTCGTCTTCTTCATCGACGACGACGAGCTTAGAGAAGCGCAAGAAGAGACAACACGAGCACGATGATCATAATAACCAGGAAAAGCCCTACAGAGGAATAAGGATGAGGAAGTGGGGCAAGTGGGTGGCCGAGATTAGAGAGCCTAACAAGCGCACCAGGATTTGGCTTGGTTCCTACACAACTCCTGTCGCCGCCGCCAGAGCCTACGACACCGCCGTTTTCTACCTCCGAGGACCTTCCGCGAGGCTCAACTTCCCGGAGTTGGTTTTCCAAGAAGGCCAGCTGCACGACATGTCGTCCGCCTCCATACGCAAGAAGGCCACCGAGGTTGGCACCAAAGTCGATGCTCTCCAAACCGCTCTCCGGTCGCCGTCGTCGCAGTCGAAAGTCGGTTCTCAGGTTAAGCCTGATTTGAACGAGTACCCGGACCCGGAAAACTCCGATGACAACTGA
- the LOC101298766 gene encoding polyadenylate-binding protein 2-like, whose translation MAQIQVQHQAPVTGPNGGGGGAQQQMVSTSLYVGDLDLNVTDSQLYDLFNQIGQVVSVRVCRDLSTRRSLGYGYVNYSNPQDAARALEVLNFTPLNNKSIRICYSLRDPTIRKSGTGNIFIKNLDKEIDHKALHDTFSSFGNILSCKIATDASGQSKGYGFVQFDKEEAAESAIEKLNGMLLNDKQVYVGPFLRKQERDGALHKTKFSNVYVKNISEGTTDDDLKKIFGEHGPITSAVVMRDGEGKSRGFGFVNFDNPDDAAKAVELLNGKQFDDKEWYVGKAQKKTEREVELKEKFEHSMKEASDKFQGVNLYIKNLDDSIDDEKLKELFSEYGTVTSCKVMRDPEGVSRGSGFVAFSTSEEASRALTEMNGKMVVSKPLYVALAQRKEERRARLQAQFSQMRPVAMAPAVAPLRPMYPPGAPGLGQQFLYGQGPPTIIPQQAGFGYQQQLVPGLRPGGAPMPNFFVPMVQQGQQGQRPGGRRGAGLVQQNPQQVPMMPQHMIPRGRMYRYPPGRIVQEAPYSGGMLSAGRGMPVPALASSLANASPEEQRTMLGEALYPQVNALEPESAAKVTGMLLEMDQTEVLHLLESPEALKAKVAEAIEVLRNVTQHQVNNSGDQLASISLSDEL comes from the exons ATGGCTCAGATTCAAGTTCAGCATCAGGCTCCGGTGACCGGTCCTAACGGCGGCGGCGGTGGTGCGCAGCAACAGATGGTGTCGACGTCGCTGTACGTCGGGGATCTGGACCTGAATGTGACCGACTCGCAGCTCTACGATCTGTTCAATCAGATCGGCCAGGTTGTGTCTGTTAGGGTTTGCAGGGACTTGTCCACTCGCAGATCTCTCGGTTATGGCTATGTTAATTATAGCAACCCTCAGGATG CTGCGAGGGCACTAGAAGTATTGAACTTCACTCCACTGAATAACAAATCGATCAGAATTTGCTATTCTCTTCGGGACCCTACTATTAGAAAGAGTGGTACCGGGAATATTTTTATCAAG AATCTGGACAAGGAAATTGACCACAAGGCATTGCATGATACATTCTCTTCTTTCGGCAACATACTTTCTTGCAAGATAGCTACGGATGCATCTGGGCAGTCCAAGGGCTATGGTTTTGTTCAATTTGACAAGGAAGAAGCTGCTGAGAGTGCCATTGAGAAGTTAAATGGAATGCTCTTGAATGATAAACAAGTCTATGTAGGTCCCTTTCTCCGCAAGCAGGAGAGGGATGGTGCTTTGCATAAGACAAAATTTAGCAATGTGTATGTGAAAAATATATCCGAGGGTACTACAGATGATGACCTGAAGAAAATATTTGGTGAACATGGGCCCATTACTAGTGCTGTAGTGATGAGGGATGGTGAAGGTAAATCAAGGGGTTTTGGTTTTGTCAACTTTGATAACCCTGATGATGCTGCTAAGGCTGTTGAGCTTCTGAATGGAAAGCAATTTGATGATAAGGAGTGGTATGTTGGCAAAGCCCAGAAGAAGACTGAAAGAGAAGTTGAGCTGAAGGAGAAATTTGAGCACAGTATGAAGGAAGCTAGTGATAAGTTTCAAGGTGTGAATTTGTATATCAAGAACTTGGATGATAGCATTGATGATGAGAAACTTAAGGAATTATTCTCCGAGTATGGTACAGTCACATCTTGCAAG GTTATGCGTGACCCTGAAGGAGTCAGTCGTGGTTCTGGTTTTGTTGCCTTTTCGACTTCTGAAGAAGCTTCTCGAGCT CTTACGGAGATGAATGGCAAAATGGTTGTTAGCAAGCCTCTTTATGTTGCACTTGCACAACGAAAGGAAGAGAGACGGGCAAGGTTGCAG GCTCAGTTTTCACAAATGAGGCCTGTTGCTATGGCTCCTGCAGTGGCTCCTCTTCGACCAATGTACCCTCCTGGTGCTCCAGGTCTAGGGCAACAATTTTTGTATGGGCAAGGACCTCCAACTATAATTCCACAACAA GCTGGATTCGGTTACCAACAGCAACTTGTGCCAGGATTAAGGCCTGGAGGTGCTCCAATGCCAAACTTCTTTGTTCCAATGGTCCAACAGGGTCAGCAAGGCCAACGCCCAGGAGGTCGACGTGGGGCAGGTCTTGTGCAACAAAACCCGCAACAAGTGCCAATGATGCCGCAGCAT ATGATTCCAAGAGGGCGCATGTATCGTTATCCACCTGGTCGCATTGTTCAGGAAGCTCCATATTCTGGTGGTATGCTCTCAGCAGGACGTGGTATGCCAGTTCCAGCTTTGGCTTCATCCCTTGCCAATGCTTCACCTGAAGAACAAAGGACG ATGCTTGGTGAAGCTTTATATCCTCAAGTTAATGCTTTGGAGCCCGAATCAGCAGCCAAGGTTACTGGTATGCTTCTAGAGATGGACCAGACTGAGGTTTTGCATTTGCTCGAGTCACCGGAGGCTCTAAAGGCCAAAGTTGCAGAGGCCATAGAGGTCCTGAGGAATGTAACCCAACATCAGGTTAACAACAGTGGTGATCAGTTGGCATCAATATCTCTGTCTGACGAGCTTTAA
- the LOC101298481 gene encoding WUSCHEL-related homeobox 4-like — protein MKVHQFARGLWDSPTTNLEPSLSLGCKRLRPLAPKLSDTAATTALAPFDLKSFIRPESGPRNKLPSPPHDHEKKDSSPSQVEMHPGGTRWNPTQEQIGILEMLYRGGMRTPNAQQIEQITAQLGKYGKIEGKNVFYWFQNHKARERQKQKRSTLGLTHSPRTPAPVITTTGDVVLEREEDSPYKRKCMSWAFDCLTDDSSTITCNNDVVEGDRTLELFPLRPEGMK, from the exons ATGAAGGTGCATCAGTTCGCACGTGGACTCTGGGACTCTCCCACCACCAATCTTGAACCTTCCCTCAGCCTTGGATGCAAGCGCTTACGCCCTCTTGCTCCCAAACTCTCCGACACTGCTGCAACCACGGCTCTCGCTCCTTTCGATCTCAAAAGCTTCATCAGACCCGAAAGTGGCCCTAGAAACAAGCTTCCATCTCCTCCTCATGACCATGAGAAGAAAGATTCCTCCCCCTCTCAG GTAGAGATGCACCCGGGAGGGACGCGTTGGAATCCAACACAAGAGCAGATAGGGATATTGGAAATGCTGTATAGAGGAGGAATGCGAACTCCGAATGCTCAGCAGATAGAGCAAATCACGGCTCAGCTTGGCAAGTACGGTAAGATTGAAGGCAAGAATGTCTTCTACTGGTTCCAAAATCACAAAGCACGTGAAAGACAGAAGCAGAAACGCAGCACTCTTGGTCTCACCCACTCTCCAAGAACTCCGGCTCCTGTTATTACCACCACC GGAGACGTAGTACTGGAAAGAGAGGAAGACAGTCCATACAAGAGAAAGTGCATGAGCTGGGCATTTGATTGCTTGACAGACGATTCTAGTACTATAACTTGTAACAACGACGTCGTTGAGGGAGATAGAACTCTGGAGCTCTTCCCATTACGCCCAGAAGGCATGAAATGA